Genomic segment of Thermodesulfobacteriota bacterium:
AAAGCCATTCATCGAGATTTTTGTAAATAAAGCTTTGGACGAGCTCATTATAGTTGCACGGAAGGATAACAGGTTTTCCTTGAGGATCGGCAAACCTGACCTTTAACCGCACTCTCGAACTGTATATCAGTCGGAATGGGAAAATGCAAGAGGTTTTTTATGGCTTATTATTGACGGCGATAGTCTTTGATGCTATTATTTTTTTTGAACTGGGGGATCGTTCAACGGTAGGACAACGGGCTCTGAACCCGTGAATCAAGGTTCGAATCCTTGTCCCCCAGCCATTTTATTTTATTTTCTTCGAGTAAGGATCCTTAAGGGGTACAACCAGGTTTAAAACTGGTCGTTCTTTTTTCGAATCTTTGCTGTCAATACAGAAATACCCTACCCTTTCGAACTGAAAGACGCTTCCAGGCTCGCTTTGAGCAAGTTTTTTTTCAACGTAGGAAGGGAAGATAATCTCTAAAGACTTGGGATTGATGTACTTTAGAAAATCGTCTCCATAGGATGCTGGATCGGGTACTGTGAATAACCTGTCATAGAGTCTTACCTCAGCGGCAATAGCATCAGATTTCGCAACCCAGTGGATAACTCCTTCTTTACCTTTTTTTTCAACGTTTTTTGATTCGGGATCGTAAGTGCATATAAGCGTTTTTATCCTGCCGGTTTCATCTTTTATCACATCCTTGCACCTGATCCTATAAGCATACCTTAGGCGCACTTCACCCCCCGGTGTCAGGCGTTTATAGCCTGGAGGGGGGGTTTCGGAGAAGTCTTCTTCATCAATGTATATTTCCCGAGCAAAGATAATCTTTCTTGAACCCATCTCTGGTCTTTTTGGATGATTTGGACACTCAAGTATTTCGAACTTCCCTTGAGGATAATTCTCAATTAAGACTTCTATTGGCCTTATAACACCCATGATTCTAGGTGCCTTCCAGTCGAGGTCTTCTCTAACACAGTGTTCAAGTAAAGAGATGTCAACTAGGTTTTCGTTTCTTGCAACCCCTATCCTTTTTATGAAATCCTTTATGGCGTCCGGAGTGTAACCGCGCCTGCGAAGTCCTGCAAGAGTCGGCATTCTTGGATCGTCCCAGCCATCGACTATTTTTTCATCGACTAGTTTGGACAAAAGCCTCTTGCTTAAGACTGTGTGGCTTAAGTTTAGTCTTGCAAATTCGATCTGCTTTGGCTTTTCCGGACTAGTGACGAGTTCTTCAACAAACCACTCATAAAGGGGTCTATTGTTTTCGAACTCAAGCGTGCAGATCGAATGGGTAACACCTTCTATAGCATCTGACAGAGGGTGGGCGAAGTCGTACATGGGGTATATGTTCCATTTGTTTCCAGTTCTGTAATGAGGCACCTTTTTTATACGGTAAATAACCGGATCCCGCATAACCATATTGGGAGACTGCATGTCTATCTTTGCTCTTAGCACACAGGTTCCTTCTTCGAATTCTCCGTTTTTCATCCTTTCAAAAAGCTCTAAATTTTCCTCAACCGACCTTTCTCTATACGGGCTTTTTTTTCCTGGTTGCGTGAAGTTTCCTCTGGAAGCTTTCAACTCTTCAGGGGTTAGATGGCAAACGTAGGCTTTCCCTTTTTTTATGAGCTCTCTGGCGTACTCGTAGAGCTTTTCAAAATAATCCGAGGCGTAAAAGACCTTTTCTCCAAAATCGAACCCCAGCCACTTCACATCCTCAATTATCGCCTTTACATACTCCTCCTTTTCCCCTTCGGGGTCGGTATCGTCCATCCTCAAATTGCATTTTCCCCCGAATTCCTCCGCGATTCCAAAATTTAGACATATCGATTTTGCATGTCCTATGTGCAGATATCCATTCGGTTCGGGAGGGAACCTCGTAATTACCTTTGAATACTTTTTTTCTTTTAGGTCTTTTTCAATGATCTCCCTTATGAAATCCCTAAGTCCTTCCATGATTTCGGACGTTATTTTTTAACATTTCGCCCCTGCCACTGCAACAGTTGAACTGGTAGATCTCTTCGAATAAAGAGTAAAGGCGATACACAGCGTTTCTAGAAAGCCTCGTAAAAAGAGTTTTCTTTAGGTCACCTTCATTTTTTCTCGGATTTATAGCCGTTCCATCCGAGAAATTTTGGGATAATAACAGATGAGAATTGATCTTTAGGATTTCTAAAATCGAATCGTCAAATTGGCTCTTAAAGTCTTCCTTCGTCTTTTTCCTTATCCATGATGAAAGAAATACGCGAACGATAAAGTTTTTTTTCTTATCCT
This window contains:
- a CDS encoding glutamine--tRNA ligase/YqeY domain fusion protein is translated as MEGLRDFIREIIEKDLKEKKYSKVITRFPPEPNGYLHIGHAKSICLNFGIAEEFGGKCNLRMDDTDPEGEKEEYVKAIIEDVKWLGFDFGEKVFYASDYFEKLYEYARELIKKGKAYVCHLTPEELKASRGNFTQPGKKSPYRERSVEENLELFERMKNGEFEEGTCVLRAKIDMQSPNMVMRDPVIYRIKKVPHYRTGNKWNIYPMYDFAHPLSDAIEGVTHSICTLEFENNRPLYEWFVEELVTSPEKPKQIEFARLNLSHTVLSKRLLSKLVDEKIVDGWDDPRMPTLAGLRRRGYTPDAIKDFIKRIGVARNENLVDISLLEHCVREDLDWKAPRIMGVIRPIEVLIENYPQGKFEILECPNHPKRPEMGSRKIIFAREIYIDEEDFSETPPPGYKRLTPGGEVRLRYAYRIRCKDVIKDETGRIKTLICTYDPESKNVEKKGKEGVIHWVAKSDAIAAEVRLYDRLFTVPDPASYGDDFLKYINPKSLEIIFPSYVEKKLAQSEPGSVFQFERVGYFCIDSKDSKKERPVLNLVVPLKDPYSKKIK